The DNA sequence ACGACGACGGGATCCTGGTCGCCCCGCCGGGCTCCGGCAAGACCGTCATGGCCTGCGCCGTGATCGCCGAACGCAACACCTCCACCCTCGTCCTCGTCGACCGCAAAGCCCTCGCCGACCAGTGGCGCACCCGCATCCAACAGTTCCTCGACATCAAGCCCGGCCAACTCGGCGGCGGCCGACGCAAGCTCACCGGCACGGTGGACATCGCGCTGCTGCCCTCCCTCGCCCGGCGCGACGACGTCGCCGCCCTGACCCAGGGGTATGGGCACGTCATCGTCGACGAATGCCACCACCTCGGCGCCGCGGCGTACGAGCACTCGGTCAAACGGATCGCCGCGCAGTTCTGGCTCGGCCTCACCGCCACACCCACCCGACGCGACGGCCTCGGCCAACTCGTCACCTGGCAACTTGGACCCGTCCGGCACACCCTGACCGACGAGGAACAAGGCACCCTCGCGGCAGCGATGCACACCGACGCCGGACCCCGTCGAGCGCTGTTCATCCACGAGACCACCTTCCAACCCGGCGACGTCGACCTTGACGCGCCCGGCGCGCTCGCCGAGGTGCACCGAAGACTTGCAGTCGACGAGCCCCGCAACACCCAGATCGCCGATGATGTCGCCGTAGCCCTGGCCCGCGGTCGCAACTGTCTCGTTCTGACCCGACGGGTCGCCCAGGTCGAGGCCCTCACCGCTCTGCTCGCCGCACGCGGACATCAGGCGCTCGTGCTCCAAGGCGCGATGAGCACCAGCGAACGACGGGCCACCATTGACCGGCTCGACGGCGCCAAGGCCGGCGAGGGCCTGCTCGTCATCGGCACGACACCGTTCATCGGTGAAGGCTTCGATGCCCCCGCCCTCGACACACTGTTCCTCGCCGGCCCGATCTCCTACGACGGCCTACTCGTCCAATGCGCCGGCCGTGTCATCCGCGCCGCGCCCGGCAAGGACCTCGCCGAGGTCCACGACTACCACGACTCGGCCACACCCATCCTTGCCGCCTCACTCCCACGCCGCATGCCCGGATACCGGGCCCTCGGCTTCACCAGGACATGAGTGCATCCGAGCGCGATCACCATGGCTGGTCCCGCCGGTTAAGGAGATATGACAGGAAGCCAAGCGTGCTGGGCCTAGCGTAGTAGGCTGACGGCATGGGTCGGTTCTCCGAGGATGAGCTGCATGCGGTTGTCTCCCGGTACGAGGCGACGCGGGCGGCCGCGTTGACCGAGCGGGACGAGCAGCTGCGGGCGTTCCACGCGGCCGGGTGGCGGCCGGTGGATCTGCAGCGGGTCACCGGATACAGCCGGGAGACGATTCGTCAGGCGCTACGACCGGAGGTCCGGCGGGCGACCAACATCAGCCGGCGCCGGACATCACCCCAGCCGCCGACGGACTACCGGCCCTACGGTGACCGGAAGCCCTACGTGGTGGCCGAAACCCTCGCCGATCTGCACGGCCCGACCGAGGGCGTGGTGACGCTTCCGCGTCATCTCGACTGGTCCGGGCACGCCGAGTACGACCTGAACCGGGCCGCACGCCTGGCTAGCATGTACAAGGTGGTGCTCACCGAAGCCAGCACGGTCGAGGATCTGAACACCTGGCTCAACGCCGACCCCCTTCGGCGGCTCTGGCCCACCCTCTGGCTGCCACCCCAGCTCCGCCAGCGCTGGGAGGACGCCTTCCCCGACCTCGCCGCCACCCGCAGCAACGCGGCATAGCGGTGGACCCCTTCCACGAACGCCTCGCCCGTACGGGGCTCGCGGCGGCCGATCGATACGGCTTCGCTCTGGCCGGAGGCTACGCGGTCCAGGCCGCCGGGGTTCTCGAGCGGCCCAGCGAGGACGTGGATCTGTTCACCGCCTGGGACCGCCGGCAGGAGTTCACCGCGGCGGTCGCCGCCGTCGTGCACGCCTACCGCAACGACGGCCTGAGCGTCGAGACCGAGAGACAGTACGACACCTTCGCCCGGCTGGCTGTCACCGACGGTATCCGGGTTTCCAAGGTCGAACTCGGCGTGGACTGGCGTGCCAACGAACCGATCGTCATGGCGATCGGGCCGGTACTGCACCCTGACGACGCGGTCGCGAACAAGATGAGCGCACTCTACGGGCGAGCGTTCGCTCGTGACTTCATCGACATCGACGCCACGCTTCGATCCGGCCGCTACACCCACGAAGCCCTCCTAGCCCTCGCGCAGCGCGCCGACCGTGGTTTCGACCGACGCGTCTTCGCCGACGCCCTCGGACAAGCCACCCTGCTCGATCCTGACGACTTCGCCCAGTACGGCGTCACCGGCCGAGCGCTGGACAATCTCCGTAACCGTTTCGCCGAATGGCGCCGTGAACTGCTCGGCGAAGAGGTACCCGCTCGACCTGACGGCTCCGTCAGCTGACCTCCCGGCGCTCAGTTGCCGCCCGGACACCGTCCTGCGCTCGTGGTCTACCGCGGCATGCACCAAGAAAGTCCGCCGCAGCCAAGGATGGCTCCACTCTCAGCTCGCGGCAGCGACATGCCTGCACTCGCAGGGCCAAACGCTCCAGCTGATCTTCGGCAAACGATCGCAGCAAGGCCGCTAAGCGACCAGGACGCAAAGACAAAAGATGGATAACCGCAGGTCGTCGGCCTATGAATACGGGCGGAGCGTCCGGTTAGGAAACCGATGCTCTATCCCCTGAGCTACGAGGGCGCGAGGGGCCAGTGTACCGACCTGCGGGTCCACCCGCGTTGGCAGGGAGTGACCCACGTTGACCTGCACTGACCCGAACAACCCGTCGCAGCCGACGATCACACGCCGACCACACCGGACAGGGCAATGAACAAGATCATTAACTCAGATTGGCCCGGAGCGGGGCTCCGGCAGCGTCCTCGTCCAAGGCGGCCAAGGGACCCAACCTTCACCCTTCTGATCCGTAGGGCGATCAGTCCTCGGCAACGGGACGGATCGGTGACAGGAACGGATCGAGGCGTTCGGTGATCTCACCCCGCGCCATGACGTGCACCGGAACGCGTTCGGACCGGGCGGGACGCTAGTCCACGCGATCTTCCACTGGTCAGGCCGTGGCCACCACCGGGCATTCCTTCTCGCAAATACACGATGTGAGGATGACGCACATTCAGGGCCGGCGCGGGCGGTGAGCCCGGCTTGGCGCCGAGGGAGCGCCGGCAACAGCTGGGATGACTACCTGGCAGTCCAGCCTTGACCTCATCCGGGAAATCGATCGTTCTTTGTTGGGACGGAGCCCGCAGCCCGTTGCCGGGCAGGGCACCCAGCTCAGCGTCAAGCAGGAGGCTACCTGGTCACCCTGCACATGGCGGGTAAGCACACCCGCCCTACTGCGCGGTGTATCCGCCGTCCACCGGAAGGGCGACGCCGACGACGAAGCTGGCGCCGGGGCTGCACAGCCAGAGCACGGTGGAGGCGATCTCGTCGGCTCGGCCGAACCGGCCGATGGGTTGGTTGGCCAGCGCTTCGGCGGTGTCGAGTTCACCGTTGGCGATCATGGCGGTGACCATGGGGGTCTCGAAGGTGCCGGGGCAGATGGCGTTGATCCGGACTCCGCGCGGCGCGTATTCCAGGGCTGCGCTGCTGGTGAGCCCGAGTACGCCGTGTTTGGACGCGTGATAGGCGGCGCGTCCGGGCAGGCCGACGAGGCCGCCGAGGGAGGAGCAGTTGACGATGGCGCCGCTGCCCTGCTCACGCATCTGCCGCAGCTCGTGCTTCATGCAGGCCCAGACGCCGCGCAGGTTGACGGCGTTGACGCGGTCGAAGGTGTCAGCGGGCTCGTCGGCGGCGTCGGAGGGTGGGGCTTGGATGCCGGCGTTGTTGAAGGCCATGTCGAGCCGGCCGTAGGCCGCGACGGTCTGGTCAATGAGGGCGGCGACCTGCGCCTCGTCGGATACGTCGCACCGGATGCCGAGGGCCTCGTGCCCGCCCGCCCGCAGTTGGGCGGTGGCGGTCTGCAGGGCCGCGTCGTTGATGTCGGCCAGGACGACCGAGGCTCCCGCATGGGCGAACGCCTGCGCGGTGGCGAGCCCCATGCCGGAGCTGGCGCCGGTGACCAGGGCTACCTGGCCGGTGAAGTCGTAGGTGGGGTTCATGGTGTCTCCCGGTGGCGCGCTCGGTGTTCTTCAGGCGGCGAAGGGCTTGACGGTCACGGTGACGGCGCCGTCGAGGTCGGCGATGCGGCTGGCGGCGTCTCCGTCGATGCGGCCGATGATCACGATGCCGGGATAGTACGACTGGTCGCCGTAGTAAAGGACGAGGTCGTTGCCGGGGGCGTAGTAGCCGACATCGCCGACGTCGGGGTCCGCGCCGTCCGGCTGGCCGCTCAGCGACAGGGGTGCGGGCAGTGGGCCGGTCTTCTCCACCGCGCCGTGGTCGATCATGTTGACGGTCAGCGGCAGTTGGGCAAGCAGGTCACGGCCGGCGGCGCTTTCGAAGATTGTGGCCTGGAAGCGCTGGTCGTTGATGGTGATCTGGATCTTCATCTGCTCTCCCCGGGGCGCGGTGGTGCCGCTCGGTGGTGCCGTGGCCCGGCCGGCGTTGCCGGGCGACGTCGCGGACGTTGCGCCGCCGATATCGCCGGACTGACCGTTGACGCCGCAGCCGGAGAGGCTCAGGCCGAGCAGCGCCGACAGCGCTACGCCCACGGCCGTGCGTGTGGCTGGCATGGCATCTCCCGGTGTCGGGTTCGCCACCGGGTCACAGCGTGAGCAGGACCTTGGTGGCGGTGCGCTGATCCATCGCCCGGTAGCCCTCGGCGGCCCGGTCGAGCGGCAGGATGAGGTCGAAGACCTTGCCCGGGTCGATGGTGCGGTCCCAGATCAGCTGGATCAGTTCGGGCAGGAACCGCCGGACCGGGGCGGGGCCGCCGTGGATGTGCACGCCGGACATGAACAGCTCGTCGCCGGGGATGGCGACGTCGTGGGACACCCCGACGAACCCGACGTGGCCGCCGGGGCGGGTGGAGCCGATGGCCTGCATCATGGCCTCCTGGGTACCGACGGCCTCGATGACGCTGTGCGCGCCCAGGCCACCGGTCAGCTCCTTGATCCGCTTCACGCCGGCGTCACCGCGTTCGGTGACGATGTCGGTGGCGCCGAACTCGCGCGCGAGGGCCTGCCGGTCGGGGTGGCGGCTGAACGCGATGATGCGCTCCGCGCCGAGCTGCCGGGCGGCCAGGACGCCGAGCAGGCCGACCGCGCCGTCCCCGACGACCGCGACGGTCTTACCTGGTCCGGCCTCGGCGGCGACCGCGGCGAACCAGCCGGTGCCGAGGACGTCGGAGGCCGCCATCAGCGACGGGATCAGCTCCGGGTCGGGCCGGCCGGGAGTGGCGACGAGGGTGCCGTCGGCGAGCGGGATGCGGGCCAGCTCCGCCTGGGTGCCGATGGTGCCCATCAGGACGCGGTGCACGCAGTACGCCTGGTATCCGGCCTGGCAGATCTCACAGGTGTTGTCGGACGCCCAGAACGAGCCGACGACGAAGTCACCGACCTTCACGGTGCGCACCTCGGACCCGACCGCCTCGACGACGCCGACGTACTCGTGACCCATCACCTGGTGGTCGACCGGTTCGGCGCCGCGGTACGGCCACAGGTCGCTGCCGCAGATGCAGGTCGCGGCCAGCCGGATGATCGCGTCGGTCGGCTCGATGATCGTCGGGTCCGGGCGCTGTTCGACCCGCACGTCCCCGGGCTTGTGCATGACAACCTGACGCATCCTGGTGCGCTCCGTTCGCTTCGGTTCCGACGGCCCTACAGGGCCACGGGACCCAGTCAACGTGCCCACCCGAGCGGGGAGAAGTCCCTGGTGATGGGTGTACTGACAGGGCACCCCTACCCGGTGTCGCGCGGCCTACGCTCGACGCATGGACAACCGTTCGGAGGTGCGCGACTTCCTGACCACGCGCCGGGCCCGCCTGACGCCCGAGCAGGTCGGCCTGCCGCCGACCGGCAGCCGCCGCGTCCCCGGGCTGCGGCGCAGCGAGGTCGCCGCCCTCGCCGGGCTCAGCGTCGAGTACTACGCCCGCCTCGAGCGCGGCCAGATCGCCGGTGCGTCGTCCGGCGTGCTGGAGGCCCTGGCCCGGGCGTTGCAGCTCGACGAGACAGAACGGGCCCACCTGTTCGACCTGGCCCGCGCCGCCGACGGCATCCCGACCTCGGGGCGGCCCCGCCGCCGCACGGCCACCAAGGCCGCCGAGCGCCTCAGCCTGCGATGGGCGATGGAGGCCATCACCGACGGAGTCGCTTTCGTGCGCGACCCGCAGCAGAACCTGCTCGCGACCAATGCGCTCGGCCGCGCGTTCTACGCACCGGTGATCGGCGACGGGGGACGCCCACCGAACCTGGCCCGGTTCCAGTTCCTCGACCCGGCCTCGCGCGATTTCTACCCCGACTGGGACCGCTTCGCCGAAATGTGTGTCGGCGTCATGCGCGCCGAGGCCGGCCGCGACCCGCACGACCGCGCGCTGCAGGACCTCGTCGGCGAGCTCTCCACCCGCAGCGAGGACTTCCGCCGGCTCTGGGCCGACCACAACGTGCGCACCCACGGCGCCGGCACCAAACGGTTCCGCCACCCCGTCGTCGGCGAACTCACCCTCGCCTACGAGGAACTCGCGATCACCGCCGAACCCGGCCTGGTGCTGCTCGTGTACACGGCCGAACCCGGGTCGCCGTCCGCGGAACGGATGCGCCTGCTCGCCTCCTGGGCGGCCACCGCCACCACTGCCACCGCCGCAGTCCGCGATTCGGAAGGAACCTGATGCAGATCACCCGCAGCTCCATCGTCACCGCCAAGGGACCCGGCGACTGGTTCACCGGCGACCGCCGGTGTCCGCCTCGGCCGGGAAGTCCGCCCCCCGGCTGACCGCCTCATCCGCCCGCAGTTCGGCGAGCATGGCCTCCAGGTTGTCCGCCACCCGGTCGTACCCCGCGTTGCCCAGCACCAGGCGCCTCGGGGCTTGATCGCGGTCGACCGCCGCGACCACGGCCTCGACGCCGCGCACGGGATCGCCGGGCTGCCGGCCGTTCTGTTCGATCATGCCGGTTCGCACGGTCGTCAGCATTGACCGGTACTCCTCGACGCTCTCCTCGACCGGCTCGTCGGCGAAGCCGGCGTAGGCCCTGGTGCGGAAAGCGCCGGGCTCCACCGCGAGCACCCTGATGCCAAACGGCGCGACCTCCTGCCGCAGCACCTCCGTCAGCCCCTCGACGGCGAACTTCGCCGCCGTGTAGAAACCGAATCCGGGTACGCCGACCAGGCCGGCGACCGAGGACATGTTGACGATGCAGCCGGCGCGCCGGGCCCGCATCCCGGGCAGCACGGCGCGCGTCACCTGCACCACCGAGAAGAAGTTCAGTTCGAACGTCCTGCGTACGGAGGCCTCGTCCATTCCCTCGACCGAGCCGCTCCAGCCGCGGCCGGCGTTGTTGACCAGTACGTCGATGCTCCCGAAGCGCCCTTCGGCCTCTGCCACGGCCTGCCGGATCTGCTCGGCGTCGGTGACGTCCAAGGGCAGGACGAGCGCGTCGTCGCCGTGCCGCACCACCCAGTCGCGCAGTTCGTCGGGGCGCCGCGCGGTCAGCACCACCCGGTCGCCGCGGCCGAGCACGACGTCCGCGTACGTCATGCCGAAGCCGCCCGGGGTGCCTCCGGTGATGAACCAGGTCCTCATGATCTTCTTCCCGATTTTTAAATGGTTCGACGGTCCAGGGGAGCGGAGGGCGTCAGGGTGCGATCTCCAGCTGACGGATCCGGTCGCCTGCGAGCGTGAACCGCCAGGTCAGGTCGGCCGTGCCGCCCGGGAAGTTCCCCTCGATGCGACCGCTGACCAGGAAGGCGTCCGCCCCGGCCGGCTCCACCCGGCGCAGCTCGGTCGTGTACTCGTACCGCGACGCCGCCCCCTCCTGCCAGGCCCGGATCTCCGACCGGCCGCGCCGCGTCTCACTCTCGTCGACGACCACCGCGTCCTCGGTGAACAGGCCGACGATGCTCTCGACATCGCGACGCGCGCTCGCATCGAAGTACTCCCGGACGACCGTGGGAACTGCCGTGTCCATGCCTCTCCCATCGCTGCTATTTATGCTACACAGCTTCATGTAGCGCTACATGAGATACTCTAGCGCTATGGCCCGTCGTGCGTGGAGCGGTAGTGCCCGAGACCGTCTCCTCCTAGCCGCCGCCGAGCTGATGGACAGCTCCGGCGACCGTGACCTGTCGACCCGAGCGGTCTGCGAGCGCGCCGGAGTGCAGGCGCCGACGCTGTACCACCACTTCGGCAGCAAACAGGGCCTGATCGACGCGGTGATCAACCACGGCTTCAGCCAGTACGTCCATTCCCCGCGGCCCTCCGGCGACACCCGGGACGCGCTGAACGACATCCGCCAAGGCTGGGACGAGCATGTCCGGTTCGGTCTGGAACATCCTTCCTTCTATGCCCTGCTCTACGGACGGGTCGAGCCCGGCCGGCCCTGCGCCATCACCGCGCCCGCCCACGCCATGCTGCGGGACCTGCTGGGCGCCGCCGCGCGCCAGGGGCTGCTGCGGGTACCGGTCGACGACGCGGCCGAGCAGCTCCTCGCCGCCAACGTCGGCGTCACCCTCAGCCTGATCACGCAGCCCGAGGAGGCGCGCGACCGGGGCCTCTCGGACCGGGTACGGGAGGCCGCGCTCGCCGGCGTCCTCGACACCACCGCCCGCGGCGAGTCCCCGGCGGCGACCCGCGCCAGCACCGCGCTGGCGCTGCGAACCCTGTTGGAGCAGGATCCGGCCGGGCTCACCGCCGGGGAGCGCGCGCTCCTCGGCGAGCTGCTGGACCGCCTCGGGCGCTCCTGAACCGTGCCGGTCCGGCCCGCAGCGGCACGGGTTGTCCCGGGCGGCGAGCGTCCCGGCGCGGTGCCGGCGACA is a window from the Micromonospora sp. DSM 45708 genome containing:
- a CDS encoding zinc-dependent alcohol dehydrogenase family protein — its product is MRQVVMHKPGDVRVEQRPDPTIIEPTDAIIRLAATCICGSDLWPYRGAEPVDHQVMGHEYVGVVEAVGSEVRTVKVGDFVVGSFWASDNTCEICQAGYQAYCVHRVLMGTIGTQAELARIPLADGTLVATPGRPDPELIPSLMAASDVLGTGWFAAVAAEAGPGKTVAVVGDGAVGLLGVLAARQLGAERIIAFSRHPDRQALAREFGATDIVTERGDAGVKRIKELTGGLGAHSVIEAVGTQEAMMQAIGSTRPGGHVGFVGVSHDVAIPGDELFMSGVHIHGGPAPVRRFLPELIQLIWDRTIDPGKVFDLILPLDRAAEGYRAMDQRTATKVLLTL
- a CDS encoding Imm7 family immunity protein; amino-acid sequence: MARGEITERLDPFLSPIRPVAED
- a CDS encoding oxidoreductase, translating into MRTWFITGGTPGGFGMTYADVVLGRGDRVVLTARRPDELRDWVVRHGDDALVLPLDVTDAEQIRQAVAEAEGRFGSIDVLVNNAGRGWSGSVEGMDEASVRRTFELNFFSVVQVTRAVLPGMRARRAGCIVNMSSVAGLVGVPGFGFYTAAKFAVEGLTEVLRQEVAPFGIRVLAVEPGAFRTRAYAGFADEPVEESVEEYRSMLTTVRTGMIEQNGRQPGDPVRGVEAVVAAVDRDQAPRRLVLGNAGYDRVADNLEAMLAELRADEAVSRGADFPAEADTGGRR
- a CDS encoding nucleotidyl transferase AbiEii/AbiGii toxin family protein yields the protein MDPFHERLARTGLAAADRYGFALAGGYAVQAAGVLERPSEDVDLFTAWDRRQEFTAAVAAVVHAYRNDGLSVETERQYDTFARLAVTDGIRVSKVELGVDWRANEPIVMAIGPVLHPDDAVANKMSALYGRAFARDFIDIDATLRSGRYTHEALLALAQRADRGFDRRVFADALGQATLLDPDDFAQYGVTGRALDNLRNRFAEWRRELLGEEVPARPDGSVS
- a CDS encoding cyclophilin-like fold protein; amino-acid sequence: MGVALSALLGLSLSGCGVNGQSGDIGGATSATSPGNAGRATAPPSGTTAPRGEQMKIQITINDQRFQATIFESAAGRDLLAQLPLTVNMIDHGAVEKTGPLPAPLSLSGQPDGADPDVGDVGYYAPGNDLVLYYGDQSYYPGIVIIGRIDGDAASRIADLDGAVTVTVKPFAA
- a CDS encoding helix-turn-helix transcriptional regulator, which translates into the protein MDNRSEVRDFLTTRRARLTPEQVGLPPTGSRRVPGLRRSEVAALAGLSVEYYARLERGQIAGASSGVLEALARALQLDETERAHLFDLARAADGIPTSGRPRRRTATKAAERLSLRWAMEAITDGVAFVRDPQQNLLATNALGRAFYAPVIGDGGRPPNLARFQFLDPASRDFYPDWDRFAEMCVGVMRAEAGRDPHDRALQDLVGELSTRSEDFRRLWADHNVRTHGAGTKRFRHPVVGELTLAYEELAITAEPGLVLLVYTAEPGSPSAERMRLLASWAATATTATAAVRDSEGT
- a CDS encoding glucose 1-dehydrogenase, which codes for MNPTYDFTGQVALVTGASSGMGLATAQAFAHAGASVVLADINDAALQTATAQLRAGGHEALGIRCDVSDEAQVAALIDQTVAAYGRLDMAFNNAGIQAPPSDAADEPADTFDRVNAVNLRGVWACMKHELRQMREQGSGAIVNCSSLGGLVGLPGRAAYHASKHGVLGLTSSAALEYAPRGVRINAICPGTFETPMVTAMIANGELDTAEALANQPIGRFGRADEIASTVLWLCSPGASFVVGVALPVDGGYTAQ
- a CDS encoding TetR/AcrR family transcriptional regulator, yielding MARRAWSGSARDRLLLAAAELMDSSGDRDLSTRAVCERAGVQAPTLYHHFGSKQGLIDAVINHGFSQYVHSPRPSGDTRDALNDIRQGWDEHVRFGLEHPSFYALLYGRVEPGRPCAITAPAHAMLRDLLGAAARQGLLRVPVDDAAEQLLAANVGVTLSLITQPEEARDRGLSDRVREAALAGVLDTTARGESPAATRASTALALRTLLEQDPAGLTAGERALLGELLDRLGRS
- a CDS encoding nuclear transport factor 2 family protein, which codes for MDTAVPTVVREYFDASARRDVESIVGLFTEDAVVVDESETRRGRSEIRAWQEGAASRYEYTTELRRVEPAGADAFLVSGRIEGNFPGGTADLTWRFTLAGDRIRQLEIAP